A window of Deltaproteobacteria bacterium genomic DNA:
TCAAAGGCAAGGAAACGGGCCCGCTTCATGTTACGGTCCTCCGCTGTCGGTTCAAGCTGAGCAACAAGGACGTAATAACCTGGCTTGTCCGGCTGCGGCCAGGAGACCCCTATCCGGATACTAACTGTCCTCTCTCTCTTCCCTCTCAGATCCACGCAATAAAGGTGCGGGTGTATCTTGTGTTCATCGAGAAGCATTTCATAATTTCCGGCCATACAAACCTCCTTAGACTAAATTTTCATCCCCGAATTCCGGGAAGAGCATTTTTGAAAGTGTCAACCGCGCCATGGCCTCATAATTAAAGGCATGCCGGAAATGATCCGGCCCAAGTTTCACGTAAACGTAACGCTTTGACCCGGTTTCTTCGTCCTCTTCCAACCGCTTGGCCACGTTGTGAAGATGTCCGGCGAAGGCCCGCGTCACCTCACAGTCCTTTGGCAGCACAACCGCGCTATCCATTATTTCTTTATGGGATGCGTCCAGGGATTCTGTCCGGTTGCAGGAGACAAGCAGTTTCTTTTCATCCCAGGCATAGGAGCCCCTTTGATGCTCGTTATAGTAGTTCAGAAAAACGCGCCCTTGGTGCCGTTCTGCAAAGGCCCGGGCATTCCTGGTTTCCGGAAGCGCATCCACGACACACCGGGAGACATGAAAGACCTTCATGAGCCGATCAAGTTCATTCCAGTCCTTGTAAATCCCCAGGTGAACGATTTTCCCGGCCTTGTCTCCGTTCCTCTTGCCGATCACAACATGAAGATCCTTCCCCTGATCAACCCCCATCGAACAGGGACCGGGATCACTGCTTGCAATCCCGTCATTTCCGCATAGAGCAAGAACCTCTTCGACTGTGAGCCGGTTTGTGGCTTCTACATAGGCAATCCCTATTTTCAAATTGTAGAAATCAGTCAAGTTGTTTGTCGTTCTTAACTGATGGAGGATCTCCCGCGGATCAACGAAATGAGAAAAAAGCTGGCTGTAATGATAGCCGCGCTTGTCGGTTATGTTTGGCCGCTTTGCAACCCACTGACCAATTGACGGGTTCAGTTCTGCGGAGCATTTCACACAGGCACGGATCACCCGCCCATTGACTTCCACAAGGCAAGAAGGGAAAGTTTCTTCCAGGCACGTCCAGGAGCCGCAGGAAGGACACTTCAGGAGCCAATATCTTTGATCCGTCTCCTGGAATGCCTTATCAATACCGTAGTCCGGCAAGGTAGGGTTTGAGAGCTTGAGCACTTCCTTAAAATCGCTATGCCCCATGCGCTCCATGGCCATATCAATGGCATTCTGAGGCGCTTCGTCGAGTTCGTCAAACACAATGAAATCCGCCGGCACTGACTTCAGACCGACGCGGGCCTTCATGCCCCGAAGATAAAGGAAACAGTTCCAAATCCTTTTGACGCTGGCCGAATCGGTATCGCGGATCCATTGCCCGATCGTGTCCGGATTGTCGTCAATGAGCGGATCAATCCGCCCCTTGGCAAAGTCCGTGACGTCAGACTTTGACGGGAATAGATAGAGAATACCCCGATATCCCGCGTAGCGTGCCCTGTATGCCACCCGAAGCATGGCCTTTGACGTGAGACCAAGCTGCGCGGCTTTCATTTCAACCTGGTGCGGATGGTCGTCCCGGTAGGGATCGATCAGATATTCATGGCGCTCGAATGTGAACGGCCGCCCGTCAAGGATGATGGTCTGAGCCCATTCGGAAAAAGAAGGAACCGCGCCACTCTCCCCAAACTTCAGGTCAATTGATTGTAACAGACCCGCGAAGAGCCTTTCTTTCTTTGAGTCTGTTGATGATACGGTCTCTAACATCCTTGTCTGCCTCTCCAATCGCGTTTAACACTTCCCGCTGAAATTCTGCTATGGCCTCAACATCGTAAAGGGTCTTGAAAATATCAAGCTGTAACGAGAGTTGGCCTCTGATTTCAGCCATAGCCTTCAGGGCCAGTTCCCGGGGGTCCTTGAATTTGTATTCCTTGACATCCTCTTCAGTCCCCCGGATCCGGACCTTCTTGACCTGAGATTCCAGGATCTGCAGGGCCTCTTTGTCACCACGATTCCAGCGCATGAGAAGGTCCAGGAGTTCATTTGCATAGCCGTTGATCTTCTGGAGCTGGTCCACTGCATTCAGGTTCTTCTCAACGACGTGGTGGGCATTTTCAAGGGCCACGGACTTGACAACGGCAATGTTCAGTTCCTTTCGGGCCTGGCTGATGGCGCCTGCGGTCACGGAAAATAGTTTAGCGCATTCTTTACCCGATTTCCCGGAGCGAAGAAGCTGAGATAATTTGAGTTTATCGATTTTGCCGTTTGGCATTTACTAAACCCCCGCTTAACTTTCTAAATACTTTAGTTGGCACGATGCCCGTCTTGTCGACCGGCTTCAAGTGCCAGGATTGCTGCGAAGTCATCCCGAACATCCGGCCACCAAACTTTCTTTGAAAGGTGCCT
This region includes:
- a CDS encoding phage terminase large subunit family protein, with amino-acid sequence MLETVSSTDSKKERLFAGLLQSIDLKFGESGAVPSFSEWAQTIILDGRPFTFERHEYLIDPYRDDHPHQVEMKAAQLGLTSKAMLRVAYRARYAGYRGILYLFPSKSDVTDFAKGRIDPLIDDNPDTIGQWIRDTDSASVKRIWNCFLYLRGMKARVGLKSVPADFIVFDELDEAPQNAIDMAMERMGHSDFKEVLKLSNPTLPDYGIDKAFQETDQRYWLLKCPSCGSWTCLEETFPSCLVEVNGRVIRACVKCSAELNPSIGQWVAKRPNITDKRGYHYSQLFSHFVDPREILHQLRTTNNLTDFYNLKIGIAYVEATNRLTVEEVLALCGNDGIASSDPGPCSMGVDQGKDLHVVIGKRNGDKAGKIVHLGIYKDWNELDRLMKVFHVSRCVVDALPETRNARAFAERHQGRVFLNYYNEHQRGSYAWDEKKLLVSCNRTESLDASHKEIMDSAVVLPKDCEVTRAFAGHLHNVAKRLEEDEETGSKRYVYVKLGPDHFRHAFNYEAMARLTLSKMLFPEFGDENLV